Part of the Dehalococcoidales bacterium genome is shown below.
CAGCGAAGAAGCGAATCAGGTCAAAAAGGAGAGAACGCAGGGTTGTCCCCGTGGGGAGGGCTTATGTGCAGTCTACCTTCAACAATACTCTGGTGACTCTGACCGACCCCGAGGGGAATGTCATTGCCTGGGGGAGCTCCGGGACTGCCGGATTCAAAGGGTCGCGCAAAGGCACTCCTTACGCTGCCCAGTTGGCCGCCCAGGATGCGGCCCGGAAAGGCATGGCACAGGGCCTGCGACAGGTGGAGGTTTATGTTAAGGGTCCGGGTAGCGGGCGCGAGGCAGCAATTCGTGCTCTCCAGGGTACCGGCCTGTTTATCACCAGTATTCGGGATGTCACGCCGCTACCGCATAACGGGTGCCGGCCCCCCAAGAAGAGGCGAGTGTAGACTTGTATCGGGATAGTATCAGGGATGTAACTCTCGCACGAAACAACGGGTGTGAGACCTTCCAGGAGGAGACGGGAATAGGATAGAAAATGGCAAGATATATTGGACCAGTCTGTCATCTATGTCGGCGCTGTAGTGAGAAGCTGATGCTCAAAGGCGCCCGGTGTTACACGCAAAAATGCGCTATGGAGCGGCGGAGGAGGCCCACCGGACGGCGGTTACGCCGGCGTCGCGTCTCTGACCGCGGTCTACAACTGGTAGAAAAGCAGAAAGCCCGCTATACTTATGGGATGCTGGAGAAGCAGTTCCACCGCTTCTTTATTGCAGCGGAACACCAGTCGGGTGTCACCGGCGACAATCTGGTGGTACTCCTGGAAAGACGGCTGGACAACGTGGTCTATCGTCTCGGCTTTGCCGACTCACGTAGTCAGGCTCGCCAGATTGTACTGCACGGCCACATCGTCCTGAGCGGTCGGCGGACCAACATCCCATCGTGCATGGTTAAAGAAGGTGACACAATCGGCTGGCGTGAGGCCAGCACCAAGAACGAGTATTACAAGCAGGTAACTGAAGAGATAGCAGGAAAGGCAGTTCCGAGCTGGCTCTCTCTGGACAGGCAGAACCTGGTGGGGCAAGTCCTGTCTATGCCGACTCCGGAAGATGCAGGCATAAAATTCGAGGGACAGAGTATCGTAGAGTACTACTCACGATAGGGAGGTAGCACTTTGCCTCAATTGGTAATACCTAAAATTGAGTGCGTAGAAACCAGAGACAACTATGGACGCTTCCAGGCTGAGCCACTGGTAAAGGGCTTTGGCGTTACCCTGGGGAATTCTCTAAGGCGGGTGATGCTGGGCCACCTTCCCGGGGCCGCAGTGACCCGCGTGAAAATCGAGGGGATTCAGCACGAGTTCAGTCCTATCCCGCATGTGAGGGAAGACGTGATAGAGTTCCTCCTCAATGTTAAGGCGCTCAGGCTGAAACCGCTTACCGACCAGCCGGGCAAGCTGGTGCTGGATGTTGCCGGTGAGGGACGCGTATGTGCCGCGGACATCAATCCCTCCTCGGACTTTGAGATTGCCAACCCGGAGCTGTATCTGGCCACGCTGGACTCGCCGGATGCACGGCTGTACGTTGAGTTCGATGTGGAACTGGGTGAAGGCTATATGGCGGCCCAGTCCAGTGACAACCTGGTGCTGGGTGTGATACCAATCGACGCCATCTTCACGCCGATGCGTAAGGTCAACTACACGGTTAAGTTGGTGCACGCAGGTCAGGAGGTCAGCCGGGAATGCCTGGATCTGGACGTGTGGACCGACGGTACCATAGAACCTGGCGAGGCGGTAAGCAAGAGTGCTGAGATTCTGGTCAAGATGCTGAACTCCTTTATTACCTTTGGTACGCCGGAACAGATAGAGATGGAGATGGAGCTTTCCCAACTGGCAATCTCCGAGGAACAGTACAATATGCCGGTAGAGCAGCTTGCCCTCTCCGTGAGAACGATGAACTGCCTGAGACGCGGAAACATCACCTCGGTGGGTGAACTCGTCAGCCGGGGTGATAGGGGGCTGATGTCACTACGCAATTTCGGGCAGAAGTCCAGGCAGGAAATCGAGGAACGCCTCAATGAGCTGGGGCTGTCTCTCAAGCCTGCGGATGAACAGGAGGAGGAACCTGATTCCGGTGAGGAAGAGACAGGCACGGAGGCTACTGCTGACGAGGCCGGAGTACTATCCGGGGTCGAGGAGCCGTCTGAAGTCGGTGGAGGACTTGACGAGGAATGATGACAAGCACAGGTGGAAACTATGGCCCATAGGATGTCCGGCAGAAAACTTGCCAGGAGTTCAGGCTACCGGCGGGCGTTGTACCGTAACCTGGTGACTGACCTCCTGAACCATGAGAAGATAGCTACTACTGAAGCCAAGGCCAGAGAGGCACGCAGCCTGGCTGAGAAGATGATTACTCTGGGCAAGGAAGGGGGGCTGCACTCCCGCCGCCAGGCGCTGGCGTTTATCTTCAGCAAGAAGGTAACCGATAAGGTGTTCGACGAGCTTGCTGCCCGGTATGCAGACCGAACCGGTGGCTATACCAGAATCACGAAGCTTGGACCCAGACTGGGTGACGGGGCACCAATAGTGCAACTGGAGCTGTTGAAGTGATGGTATCCACGGCGGCTAACCGGAAGATGGTGAAGCATACTGGTCCGGCAACCACGACAAGACTGGCGCTGGTCCTGGAGTATGACGGCACCAACTACTACGGTTTTCAGTTACAGCCGACTTCGCCCACTATCCAGGTGGAAGTGGAGCGGGCATTGCGGCAGCTTACCGGGGAAACGCTCCGGGTGACGGCTGCCGGTCGGACTGATGCCGGGGTTCATGCCCGGGGGCAGGTAATCAGCTTCCGAACCGGTTCGTCACTTTCGCGGCAGACGTTTGTCAGCGGGTTAAACCACTATCTGCCCAGGGATATCGCCGTAAGGGTATCCTGCGCAGTGGATGACTCTTTTGACCCCAGGCGGGATGCGGAGAGCAGGGAATACCGCTACTCCATCTTGAACAGCCGGACGCGGTCGCCCATCACGAGGGGCTTTGCTTATCGTGTCGTTGGTTCCATGGACATCGAAGCGATGAACCGGGCATGTCAGGCGCTGGTTGGGCAGCATGACTTCGCCTCATTTGCCAGCGGTATCGGTGGCGAAACAAAAAGCACGGTGCGGAGAATCTACCGGGCAGAAGTAAGCAAGGACGGCGACCTGATTCACTTTGACATTGTGGCGAACGCTTTCATACGCCACCAGGTACGCAGTACTGCAGGATGCCTTGTCAGGATTGGACTGGGTAAAATGAGTCAGGACGAGTTTGGTATGATTATTGCTGCCGGAAAACCGGGTCTGGCCGGTCCGACCCTGCCAGCCTGCGGACTTTGCCTGATACGTGTGAACTACGCGCACCCTTTTGAGGAAAAGATATCATGATCAAGACCTACAGTATTAAGGCTTCTGACATTAAACGAGAATGGCACATTGTGGATGCTGAAGACCAGATTCTGGGCAAGCTGGCCACGCGAATTGCCAGGTTGCTCATGGGCAAGCATAAACCGCTTTTCTCGCGCAACATGGACGTGGGTGATTCCGTTGTTGTTATCAACGCGGATAAGGTCCGGGTGACCGGCAACAAAGAGAAGCAGAAGATGTATTACCGGCATTCCGGTTACCCCGGTGGGCTGAAGACTACCAGTCTGGAGAGGATGATGCAGACCCATCCCAACCGGGTGATTGAGCATGCTGTTAAGGGTATGTTGCCTAAAAACCGGCTGCAGGCCCGCATGATGAAGCGCCTGAGGGTGTTTGTCGGTGATAGCCATCCGCACCTGGGACAGACCGGAGCAGCGGCTGTCAGTACGGCAGAGCAAAGTGGCGCACAGAAAGAGGAGTAACCGGCTACCACCAGGTAGCTGAAGCAGACAACAGGAGGTATCCTTGGCAGAACAGGTTTATTTCTACGGTACGGGTCGGCGCAAAGAGGCGGTAGCTCGGGTAAAACTGATGCCGGGTGGCGGTGGCGCTATTATCGTCAATGGTGTGCCCTATGATGAGATATTTCCCCGACTTGAGCAGCGCCAGACTGTGGCCAGACCCCTGGTAGTGACCAACAACATGGACAAGTTCAATGCTGTGGTCAAGGTAACCGGGGGTGGTGTGACCGGTCAGAGTGGGGCCGTCTGCCACGGTATTGCCAGGGCATTGCTGAAGGTGGACGAGGGCTTCAGGCGGACACTCCGCCAGTACGGGCTGCTTACCC
Proteins encoded:
- a CDS encoding DNA-directed RNA polymerase subunit alpha is translated as MPQLVIPKIECVETRDNYGRFQAEPLVKGFGVTLGNSLRRVMLGHLPGAAVTRVKIEGIQHEFSPIPHVREDVIEFLLNVKALRLKPLTDQPGKLVLDVAGEGRVCAADINPSSDFEIANPELYLATLDSPDARLYVEFDVELGEGYMAAQSSDNLVLGVIPIDAIFTPMRKVNYTVKLVHAGQEVSRECLDLDVWTDGTIEPGEAVSKSAEILVKMLNSFITFGTPEQIEMEMELSQLAISEEQYNMPVEQLALSVRTMNCLRRGNITSVGELVSRGDRGLMSLRNFGQKSRQEIEERLNELGLSLKPADEQEEEPDSGEEETGTEATADEAGVLSGVEEPSEVGGGLDEE
- the rplM gene encoding 50S ribosomal protein L13, translating into MKTYSIKASDIKREWHIVDAEDQILGKLATRIARLLMGKHKPLFSRNMDVGDSVVVINADKVRVTGNKEKQKMYYRHSGYPGGLKTTSLERMMQTHPNRVIEHAVKGMLPKNRLQARMMKRLRVFVGDSHPHLGQTGAAAVSTAEQSGAQKEE
- the truA gene encoding tRNA pseudouridine(38-40) synthase TruA; this translates as MVSTAANRKMVKHTGPATTTRLALVLEYDGTNYYGFQLQPTSPTIQVEVERALRQLTGETLRVTAAGRTDAGVHARGQVISFRTGSSLSRQTFVSGLNHYLPRDIAVRVSCAVDDSFDPRRDAESREYRYSILNSRTRSPITRGFAYRVVGSMDIEAMNRACQALVGQHDFASFASGIGGETKSTVRRIYRAEVSKDGDLIHFDIVANAFIRHQVRSTAGCLVRIGLGKMSQDEFGMIIAAGKPGLAGPTLPACGLCLIRVNYAHPFEEKIS
- the rpsK gene encoding 30S ribosomal protein S11, which gives rise to MPAKKRIRSKRRERRVVPVGRAYVQSTFNNTLVTLTDPEGNVIAWGSSGTAGFKGSRKGTPYAAQLAAQDAARKGMAQGLRQVEVYVKGPGSGREAAIRALQGTGLFITSIRDVTPLPHNGCRPPKKRRV
- the rpsD gene encoding 30S ribosomal protein S4 codes for the protein MARYIGPVCHLCRRCSEKLMLKGARCYTQKCAMERRRRPTGRRLRRRRVSDRGLQLVEKQKARYTYGMLEKQFHRFFIAAEHQSGVTGDNLVVLLERRLDNVVYRLGFADSRSQARQIVLHGHIVLSGRRTNIPSCMVKEGDTIGWREASTKNEYYKQVTEEIAGKAVPSWLSLDRQNLVGQVLSMPTPEDAGIKFEGQSIVEYYSR
- the rpsI gene encoding 30S ribosomal protein S9 encodes the protein MAEQVYFYGTGRRKEAVARVKLMPGGGGAIIVNGVPYDEIFPRLEQRQTVARPLVVTNNMDKFNAVVKVTGGGVTGQSGAVCHGIARALLKVDEGFRRTLRQYGLLTRDSRVKERKKPGLKRARKAPQYTKR
- the rplQ gene encoding 50S ribosomal protein L17, with protein sequence MSGRKLARSSGYRRALYRNLVTDLLNHEKIATTEAKAREARSLAEKMITLGKEGGLHSRRQALAFIFSKKVTDKVFDELAARYADRTGGYTRITKLGPRLGDGAPIVQLELLK